GACAGTAAAACTAACAGTAATGACAAGTTGTAATAAGTATCCACAGATACACAGTCCTGCTTGTTTCAGGATAATAAAGCAGTGATAGATTCAAAAAAGTCACTGTGTACATTAAATATcttaaaatactatattttacaaaaataaaatatactataatataatataatttaatataatataattctatataatataatgtaatgtaatataatataatgtaatatgtaatataatataatgtaatataatatataataaaatataatgtaatataatatattatattataatataataaaaatgtagtaattatttaattttgctgATTTATTTTTCTCATTATATTAAGGTATTAAGGCTAGTAacattttagtcacactttactataaggtttcactatttaatttgtttactaacataaactaataatgaaaatacttgtacagcatttattaataaccatagttcaacatttactatcaTGTATCATTAAAATCCAAACTAACAACATTTTGTTtctattaactaatgttaacaaagagcAATACTGTAATTAATGTATTAGTGAATAcagtaactaacattaactaatacaaccttattgtaaagtgttacctacatttcttcataattaaaaaaatattatataattatatatatatatatatatatatatatatatatatatatatatatatatatatatatatatatatataaaaataattatatatatatatatatataattatttatatatatatatatatatatatatatatatatatatatatatatatataatgttaaaacATTAGTTTTAGTAACATTAGTATAACATTAGTATAATTAGTAACATTAGTATAATGTTAAAAcattagttttgcattaaataaaataacaagaagcctttttcagtttgcaattttttcccatttttttaatgaattgaaaATTTAAAAGGGCAGCACTTTTTCCACAGACTTTTTTGAAATACGTATTTAAAGGCATTTTCCCATATCAAACATAAAGACTGGCATGACACAATGTTTATATTCCCAAGAGTCTTGTTTCCAAGATTCCAGTGGCCAAAAGTCAGTCATGCTGAAATGTTCATACACGAACAGTTGCGCAGACGCCGCTGAACACTTGTTTGCCTTTGTCTGTTATCTCTCTGTCTACAACTATCCATTCACATTGTCTCAGGGGTTCGCTACTCTGAAAAAAACCAGAATTAATCAAGCTTAAATaggcaaaacattatttatattcaaAACAATGGACTGAATGAACTACTAATGCTAGACAATGATATCAGCACCTAAATATTGCTGTTTAATCAAACACAATGTGAAACAGGATCCCAACCAAAGCACAAGTATGCAGTTTCGTTTGGATCCTGTGCATCTGTTTTGAGTCTGAAATAGGCTTCTCTTCACACCACAAAGGTTTTAGGGTGGGACAGGCGGGGGGTTAGAGGTCAGGGTCTAGGTATAGGACAAGACAAGGCCCTGCACAGAAAAAAATAGATCCTAGGTGCATCTGCTCAAAAAGCTTAACGTCACACGAGGAGGGTGTCGACTATAAAACCACCAAGCATCCATGGAAAACATCTCAGTCTTTGCCACCAGCTGCAGTGTTCCTCAGTCATCCTCTCTTCTCTAAACCCTCAGAAGTAGCACCATGTGCGACACCGAAGAGTTTGTGGCAGAGTTCGAGGAGGAGGTGAAGGAGCAGGAagctgaggaagaggaggaagctGAGGAAGAGGTTAAAGAAGAGGCTGAGGAGAAAGAAGAAGTTGAGGAAGAACAAGAAGAAGCTGAGGAAGGAGACGAACCTGAAGAGACACATCAAGAAGAAGCAGACGATGAGCATGAAGCTGAAGAAGACACCAAACCCAAACCCAAGATGTTTGTTCCCAACATTATACCACCAAAGCTGCCTGACGGGGAGAAGGTGGACTTTGATGACCTCCACCGGAAGCGTGTGGAGAAGGATTTTAATGAACTGCAAAGCCTGATTAACCTGCACTTCACCACCAGGCAGAAGGAGGAGGATGAGCTGGTAGCGTTGAAGAACCGAATTGAACGTCGTCGGACCGACCGTGCTGATCAGCAACGGATCAGAACTGAGCGAGACCGTGAAAGACAAGCACGCCTCGCTGAAGAACGAGCCCGTCGTGAAGAGGAGGCCGCCAAATTGCGTGCCGAGGAAGATGCCAGGAAAAAGAAGATCCTTTCCAACAAGGGCTACGGCGGCTTCCTGCAGAAGGTGGATCAGAAGAAAGGAAAGAAGCTGACCGAACGTGAGAAGAAGACCAAATGTCTGCTAGAGCGTCGCAAGCCACTGAACATCGATCATCTCAACCAGGAGAAGCTGGGAGAGAAAGCTCTCGACCTGTGGAAGTGGCTCAATCAGCTCCACGCTGAGAAGTTTGAGTTGGGAGAGAAGCTAAAGTCGCAGAAGTATGAGATCAAGGTTTTGCGGAATCGAGTAAGTGACCATCAAAAGGGAACCAAGGTTGCGAAAACCACCAGGAAGTCCTGGaagtaaattaatcagattaatACACAAAACAGAGCCAAAAAGTCTTGCTTTGAACTTTTCAAGGACAACATTTAACGTTTTCTgattaatgtttattcatttctCATTGTGCTGTATGACTACTGTATGTGTCATTGGTTTTTA
The Danio rerio strain Tuebingen ecotype United States chromosome 4, GRCz12tu, whole genome shotgun sequence genome window above contains:
- the tnnt2c gene encoding troponin T2c, cardiac, producing MCDTEEFVAEFEEEVKEQEAEEEEEAEEEVKEEAEEKEEVEEEQEEAEEGDEPEETHQEEADDEHEAEEDTKPKPKMFVPNIIPPKLPDGEKVDFDDLHRKRVEKDFNELQSLINLHFTTRQKEEDELVALKNRIERRRTDRADQQRIRTERDRERQARLAEERARREEEAAKLRAEEDARKKKILSNKGYGGFLQKVDQKKGKKLTEREKKTKCLLERRKPLNIDHLNQEKLGEKALDLWKWLNQLHAEKFELGEKLKSQKYEIKVLRNRVSDHQKGTKVAKTTRKSWK